One Micromonospora eburnea genomic region harbors:
- a CDS encoding fumarate hydratase, producing the protein MSSAAAFSYAPLLPTGPDQTEYRLVTDEGVDVVNGPGGRRFLTVEASALTALTAEAMHDIAHFLRPAHLAQLRSIIDDPAASPNDRFVALDLLRNANIAAGGVLPMCQDTGTAIVMGKRGRHVLTDGTDAEAISRGVYQAYTRLNLRYSQLAPLTMWEERNTGSNLPAQVELYAEDPDGHPDAYKFLFMAKGGGSANKSYLYQETKALLNPTRMMQFLEEKLRLIGTAACPPYHLAIVIGGTSAEYALKTAKYASAKYLDALPTQGSMSAHGFRDLELEAEVLELTRNFGIGAQFGGRYFCHDVRVVRLPRHGASCPVAIAVSCSADRQAVAKITPSGVWLERLETDPARYLPDVTDAQLDSSEVVRVDLNRPMDEIRAELSKYPVKTRLSLTGPLVVARDIAHAKIAERLDAGEPMPQYLRDHAVYYAGPAKTPEGYASGSFGPTTAGRMDAYVEKFQAAGGSMVMLAKGNRSAQVTRSCEQHGGFYLGSIGGPAARLAQDCIKHVEVLEYPELGMEAVWKIEVEDFPAFIVVDDKGNDFFAEVTKPVLTVGRR; encoded by the coding sequence ATGAGCAGTGCCGCCGCGTTCTCGTACGCTCCCTTGCTGCCGACCGGTCCCGACCAGACCGAATACCGCCTGGTCACCGACGAGGGCGTCGATGTCGTCAACGGCCCGGGTGGCCGTCGGTTCCTCACCGTCGAGGCTTCCGCGCTGACCGCGCTGACCGCCGAGGCGATGCACGACATAGCCCACTTCCTGCGCCCGGCGCATTTGGCCCAGCTCCGGTCGATCATCGACGATCCGGCGGCCTCGCCGAACGACCGGTTCGTCGCGCTCGACCTGCTGCGCAACGCCAACATCGCCGCCGGCGGCGTGCTGCCGATGTGCCAGGACACCGGCACCGCGATCGTGATGGGCAAGCGCGGCCGGCACGTGCTGACCGACGGCACCGACGCGGAGGCCATCTCGCGCGGCGTCTACCAGGCGTACACCCGGCTGAACCTGCGCTACTCGCAGCTCGCCCCGCTGACCATGTGGGAGGAGCGGAACACCGGCAGCAACCTGCCCGCCCAGGTGGAGCTCTACGCCGAGGACCCGGACGGGCACCCGGACGCGTACAAGTTCCTGTTCATGGCCAAGGGCGGCGGCTCGGCCAACAAGTCGTACCTCTACCAGGAGACCAAGGCGCTGCTGAACCCGACGCGGATGATGCAGTTCCTGGAGGAGAAGCTGCGGCTGATCGGCACCGCGGCGTGCCCGCCCTACCACCTGGCGATCGTCATCGGCGGCACCTCCGCCGAGTACGCCCTCAAGACCGCCAAGTACGCCTCGGCGAAATACCTCGACGCGCTGCCGACGCAGGGCTCGATGAGCGCGCACGGCTTCCGTGACCTGGAGTTGGAGGCCGAGGTGTTGGAGTTGACCCGCAACTTCGGCATCGGCGCGCAGTTCGGCGGTCGCTACTTCTGCCACGACGTACGGGTGGTCCGGCTGCCCCGGCACGGTGCCTCCTGCCCGGTGGCGATCGCCGTCTCCTGCTCCGCCGACCGGCAGGCGGTCGCCAAGATCACCCCGTCGGGCGTCTGGCTGGAGCGCCTGGAGACCGACCCGGCGCGCTACCTGCCCGACGTCACCGACGCCCAGCTGGACAGCTCCGAGGTGGTGCGGGTCGACCTCAACCGGCCGATGGACGAGATCCGCGCCGAGCTGTCGAAGTATCCGGTGAAGACCCGCCTCTCGCTGACCGGCCCCCTCGTCGTGGCCCGGGACATCGCGCACGCCAAGATCGCCGAGCGGCTGGACGCGGGCGAGCCGATGCCGCAGTACCTGCGCGACCACGCCGTCTACTACGCCGGCCCGGCGAAGACCCCCGAGGGCTACGCCTCCGGCTCGTTCGGCCCCACCACCGCGGGCCGGATGGACGCGTACGTGGAGAAGTTCCAGGCGGCCGGTGGCTCGATGGTGATGCTGGCCAAGGGCAACCGCTCCGCCCAGGTGACCCGCTCCTGCGAGCAGCACGGCGGCTTCTATCTCGGCTCGATCGGCGGCCCTGCCGCCCGGCTCGCCCAGGACTGCATCAAGCACGTCGAGGTGCTCGAATACCCCGAGCTGGGCATGGAGGCGGTCTGGAAGATCGAGGTGGAGGACTTCCCGGCCTTCATCGTCGTCGACGACAAGGGCAACGACTTCTTCGCCGAGGTCACCAAGCCGGTCCTCACCGTCGGCCGCCGCTGA
- a CDS encoding RDD family protein — MSVQPGWYVDPADPDTRRYWDGEGWIGAPIPVDATPPEGPPPPEPTPASVPTAAVPGAQPEQPAAGAQPGWPSAGPQPGGPVGGPGHPQGPPPGWPYPTWPGRQPLPRPHGLPLASYGARLVARLIDIGLVLLLNVVVNSWFVWRLLGEFAAPWHEYMRRVNTGDFRNPEPLPPAGEQFGGLLITVLLIATALWFAYEVPSMAARGQTFGKRLVGIRALPVEADAPLGFGRATRRWSTLGLPTLLWCCCGLGLLLQFVDAVSALFDQPLRQALHDKRAQTVVVQLPRTRLDPRSTPRDRANPPGDTE, encoded by the coding sequence GTGAGCGTGCAACCCGGCTGGTACGTCGACCCCGCCGATCCCGACACCCGACGATACTGGGACGGCGAGGGCTGGATCGGGGCGCCGATCCCCGTCGACGCCACCCCGCCCGAAGGTCCCCCGCCGCCCGAGCCGACTCCCGCCAGCGTGCCGACAGCCGCCGTACCCGGGGCGCAGCCGGAACAGCCGGCGGCCGGGGCGCAGCCGGGCTGGCCGAGCGCCGGACCGCAGCCCGGTGGGCCGGTCGGCGGGCCGGGGCACCCGCAGGGGCCGCCGCCGGGCTGGCCGTACCCGACCTGGCCGGGGCGGCAACCCCTGCCCCGCCCGCACGGGCTGCCGCTCGCCTCGTACGGGGCCCGGCTGGTCGCCCGGCTGATCGACATCGGCCTGGTGCTACTGCTGAACGTGGTGGTGAACAGCTGGTTCGTCTGGCGCCTGCTCGGCGAGTTCGCCGCACCGTGGCACGAGTACATGCGCCGGGTGAACACGGGGGACTTCCGGAATCCTGAGCCACTGCCGCCCGCCGGTGAGCAGTTCGGCGGTCTGCTGATCACCGTCCTGCTGATCGCCACCGCGCTCTGGTTCGCGTACGAGGTGCCCTCGATGGCCGCCCGTGGGCAGACCTTCGGCAAGCGGTTGGTGGGCATCCGCGCGCTACCGGTCGAGGCCGACGCGCCGCTCGGCTTCGGCCGGGCCACCCGGCGATGGAGCACCCTCGGCCTGCCCACCCTGCTCTGGTGCTGCTGCGGCCTCGGGCTGCTGCTCCAGTTCGTCGACGCGGTCTCCGCCCTGTTCGACCAGCCACTGCGCCAGGCGCTGCACGACAAGCGGGCGCAGACCGTGGTGGTCCAGTTGCCCCGCACCAGGCTCGACCCCCGTAGCACCCCGCGCGACCGCGCCAATCCCCCGGGAGACACCGAATGA
- a CDS encoding SRPBCC family protein, with product MSTVAVTQFIEAPAIDLWRLLVDLPARADWLSTVDSVELLTPGRLAPGTSWRETRTRPDEDAQAEEFVVVEAVPLRRLVLSSSGIGVDYRISWTLRTVRRRCRACTAVTVRQEARPTAPYGRVLALLLGGLAARAVEAAFRRDLADLARAAQPAAPAVAA from the coding sequence ATGTCGACGGTCGCGGTCACCCAGTTCATCGAGGCGCCCGCCATCGATCTCTGGCGACTGCTGGTCGACCTGCCGGCCCGCGCCGACTGGCTCTCCACGGTCGACTCGGTCGAGTTGCTCACCCCGGGTCGCCTCGCTCCCGGCACCAGTTGGCGGGAGACCCGCACCCGGCCGGACGAGGACGCCCAGGCGGAGGAGTTCGTCGTGGTCGAGGCCGTCCCGCTCCGGCGGCTGGTGCTCAGCTCGTCCGGCATCGGCGTGGACTACCGGATCAGCTGGACGCTGCGTACGGTCCGGCGGCGCTGCCGGGCCTGCACCGCCGTCACGGTGCGGCAGGAGGCGCGGCCCACCGCCCCGTACGGTCGGGTCCTCGCCCTGCTCCTCGGCGGTCTGGCGGCCCGCGCGGTCGAGGCGGCGTTCCGGCGTGACCTCGCCGACCTCGCCCGCGCCGCCCAACCTGCGGCTCCCGCGGTGGCGGCCTGA
- a CDS encoding PQQ-binding-like beta-propeller repeat protein has translation MCGVKGLGVRGGLLLGLIVVVVLAATGVWNPFPGIWEWIDRSEPISEPDVVWQQRVGGTPKSVTIAGDTVIVEQRTRVEARSLTTGTQLWERKADWAAVAGGDRDAVVAVGKLLVKGYELLDPTTGAVRRRDDAAVAVWTYRNLLLDARCGQATDCTLSAWEPRGTRPLWTAFLPGVHTGMLADNPGLLGTRRLGASRIDGEVAGPEAIPPLLGFPVDGRVHVVDTATGRVLQNVEPGRDERLAVVGGRLLRITATSREGGCYFAISGVDPATGREVWRRSGVNLRTADYAGCVQRDDPQGARNVLIGVAPDGREVVIDGYDGRLLQVGADGQKLLAVDDRYALVRSADKRSILGRELSVDRDRWTRPAGEKSGAALTPYAAVIVEEKPSRLVAVEPRTGRELVALRTSSNALAVGPHGMIIGEGREIGYVRWGAGAPVAPAPAEGGAPGANPGGDYPPPSGPGGCGPKRELCADGG, from the coding sequence GTGTGCGGTGTGAAGGGCCTTGGCGTACGCGGCGGATTGCTGCTGGGGCTCATCGTCGTGGTCGTGCTCGCCGCCACCGGCGTGTGGAATCCGTTCCCCGGGATCTGGGAATGGATCGACCGGAGCGAGCCGATCTCCGAGCCGGACGTGGTCTGGCAGCAGCGGGTCGGCGGCACGCCGAAGAGCGTCACCATCGCCGGTGACACGGTGATCGTCGAGCAGCGTACCCGGGTCGAGGCGCGCAGCCTGACCACCGGCACGCAGCTCTGGGAGCGCAAGGCGGACTGGGCGGCGGTCGCCGGCGGCGACCGGGACGCGGTCGTCGCCGTGGGCAAGCTCCTGGTCAAGGGGTACGAGTTGCTCGACCCGACCACCGGCGCGGTTCGCCGCCGCGACGACGCGGCGGTGGCGGTGTGGACGTACCGCAACCTGCTGCTCGACGCGCGCTGCGGGCAGGCGACCGACTGCACGCTCAGCGCCTGGGAGCCGCGCGGCACGAGGCCGCTGTGGACCGCGTTCCTGCCCGGCGTGCACACCGGGATGCTCGCCGACAACCCGGGGCTGCTCGGCACCCGGCGGCTGGGCGCGTCGCGCATCGACGGCGAGGTGGCCGGGCCGGAGGCGATCCCGCCGCTGCTCGGCTTCCCGGTGGACGGGCGGGTGCACGTGGTGGACACCGCCACCGGACGGGTGTTGCAGAACGTCGAGCCCGGCCGCGACGAGCGGCTGGCGGTGGTCGGCGGGCGGCTGCTCCGGATCACCGCCACCTCCCGGGAGGGCGGCTGCTACTTCGCCATCTCCGGCGTCGACCCGGCCACCGGGCGGGAGGTGTGGCGGCGGTCCGGGGTGAACCTACGGACCGCGGACTACGCCGGCTGCGTGCAGCGGGACGACCCGCAGGGGGCCCGGAACGTGCTGATCGGGGTCGCCCCGGACGGCCGCGAGGTGGTGATCGACGGGTACGACGGCCGGCTGCTCCAGGTCGGTGCGGACGGGCAGAAGCTGCTCGCCGTCGACGACCGGTACGCGCTGGTGCGCAGCGCCGACAAGCGCTCCATCCTGGGGCGGGAGTTGTCGGTCGACCGCGACCGGTGGACCCGGCCGGCCGGCGAGAAGAGCGGCGCGGCGCTCACCCCGTACGCGGCGGTGATCGTCGAGGAGAAGCCGTCCCGGCTGGTCGCGGTCGAGCCACGCACCGGTCGGGAACTGGTGGCGCTGCGGACCTCGTCGAATGCCCTTGCCGTCGGCCCGCACGGCATGATCATCGGGGAGGGGCGGGAGATCGGGTACGTCCGCTGGGGCGCTGGCGCCCCGGTCGCGCCGGCGCCCGCGGAGGGGGGAGCGCCCGGGGCGAATCCGGGTGGCGACTACCCGCCCCCGTCCGGCCCGGGCGGTTGTGGACCGAAGCGGGAACTCTGCGCCGACGGCGGGTGA
- the fahA gene encoding fumarylacetoacetase, with the protein MTWVVGAEGPYGVTNLPYGVFRHGDRAPRIGVRIGDFVLDLAGAEAAGLVLAAGALGRPTLNEFMALGRPQWTAVRQRVTELLTDAEHRVAVEPLLVPLREVELLLPFEVADYVDFYSSEHHAGNVGQIFRPGQPPLLPNWKHVPIGYHGRAGTVVVSGTPVVRPTGQRATAQGPTTGASVRLDIEAEVGFVVGVPSRLGDRVPVADLADHVFGVVLVNDWSARDIQAWEYQPLGPFLGKSFATSVSAWVTPLDALADAFVPAPEQDPPVQDYLRDTPHLGLDLAMAVEWNGERVTEPPFATMYWTPAQQLAHLTVNGASLRTGDLYASGTVSGPERGQVGSFLELTWGGAEPVKFADGGTRTFLEDGDTVTVTATAPGAGGTTIALGEVTGTILPAR; encoded by the coding sequence ATGACCTGGGTTGTGGGTGCCGAGGGGCCGTACGGGGTGACCAACCTGCCGTACGGGGTGTTCCGGCACGGCGACCGCGCGCCGCGGATCGGCGTACGCATCGGTGACTTCGTGCTGGATCTGGCCGGCGCGGAGGCGGCCGGGCTGGTGCTGGCCGCCGGGGCGCTCGGCCGCCCCACGCTCAACGAATTCATGGCGCTCGGCCGCCCGCAGTGGACCGCCGTCCGGCAGCGGGTCACCGAGCTGCTCACCGATGCCGAGCACCGCGTGGCGGTGGAGCCGCTGCTGGTGCCGCTGCGCGAGGTGGAGCTGCTGCTGCCGTTCGAGGTGGCCGACTACGTCGACTTCTATTCGTCGGAGCACCACGCGGGCAACGTCGGGCAGATCTTCCGGCCGGGCCAGCCGCCGCTGCTGCCCAACTGGAAGCACGTGCCGATCGGCTACCACGGCCGGGCCGGCACCGTGGTGGTCTCCGGCACCCCGGTGGTCCGCCCCACCGGGCAGCGAGCCACCGCGCAGGGCCCGACCACCGGTGCCTCCGTACGCCTGGACATCGAGGCCGAGGTCGGCTTCGTGGTCGGCGTGCCGAGCCGGCTCGGCGACCGGGTGCCCGTGGCGGACCTCGCCGACCACGTCTTCGGCGTGGTGCTGGTCAACGACTGGTCTGCCCGGGACATCCAGGCGTGGGAATACCAGCCGCTCGGCCCGTTCCTGGGCAAGTCCTTCGCCACCTCGGTCTCGGCCTGGGTCACCCCGCTGGACGCCCTGGCCGACGCCTTCGTGCCCGCGCCCGAGCAGGACCCGCCGGTGCAGGACTACCTGCGGGACACCCCGCACCTCGGGCTGGACCTGGCCATGGCCGTGGAGTGGAACGGCGAACGGGTCACCGAGCCGCCCTTCGCCACCATGTACTGGACACCCGCCCAGCAGCTCGCCCACCTCACCGTCAACGGCGCGTCGCTGCGTACCGGTGACCTCTACGCCTCCGGCACGGTGTCCGGCCCCGAGCGCGGCCAGGTCGGCTCGTTCCTGGAGCTGACCTGGGGTGGGGCCGAGCCGGTCAAGTTCGCCGACGGGGGCACCCGGACCTTCCTGGAGGACGGCGACACCGTCACCGTCACCGCCACCGCCCCCGGAGCGGGCGGCACCACCATCGCCCTCGGCGAGGTCACCGGGACCATCCTCCCGGCCCGCTGA
- the hppD gene encoding 4-hydroxyphenylpyruvate dioxygenase gives MTQAIDRPDSTEEVDVDALVGAVDHDITRDPFPVKGLDHVHFLVGNAKQAAHYYSTAFGMTCVAYRGPEQGYRDHAQYVLTSGSARFVLTGTVRPDAEGAEHVAKHSDGVSDIALEVPDVDAAYAHATAQGATGLVEPHDVTDEHGTVRLAAIAAYGDTRHTLVDRSRYTGPFLPGFVARGPIVDRQPMIDAGIQPKRFFQAVDHVVGNVELGKMDDWVEFYKRVMGFSNMAEFIGDDIATDYSALMSKVVANGTRKVKFPLNEPAVARKKSQIDEYLEFYQGPGAQHIAVATNDILSSVDAMRAAGVEFLDTPDSYYDDPELRARIGQVRVPIEELKARKILVDRDEDGYLLQIFTKPVQDRPTVFFELIERHGSLGFGKGNFKALFEAIEREQERRGNL, from the coding sequence ATGACCCAGGCGATCGACCGACCCGACTCGACCGAGGAGGTCGACGTCGACGCCCTCGTCGGCGCCGTCGACCACGACATCACCCGGGACCCGTTCCCGGTCAAGGGGCTCGACCACGTGCACTTCCTGGTGGGCAACGCCAAGCAGGCCGCCCACTACTACTCCACCGCGTTCGGCATGACCTGCGTGGCGTACCGGGGCCCGGAGCAGGGCTACCGGGACCACGCCCAGTACGTGCTGACCAGCGGCTCGGCCCGGTTCGTGCTGACCGGCACGGTCCGCCCGGACGCCGAGGGCGCCGAGCACGTGGCGAAGCACAGCGACGGCGTCTCCGACATCGCGCTGGAGGTGCCGGACGTGGACGCCGCGTACGCGCACGCCACCGCCCAGGGCGCGACCGGCCTCGTCGAGCCGCACGACGTCACCGACGAGCACGGCACCGTCCGGCTGGCGGCCATCGCCGCGTACGGCGACACCCGGCACACCCTGGTCGACCGGTCCCGCTACACCGGCCCGTTCCTGCCCGGCTTCGTGGCCCGCGGCCCGATCGTGGACCGGCAGCCGATGATCGACGCCGGTATCCAGCCGAAGCGCTTCTTCCAGGCCGTCGACCACGTCGTCGGCAACGTGGAGCTCGGCAAGATGGACGACTGGGTCGAGTTCTACAAGCGGGTCATGGGCTTCAGCAACATGGCCGAGTTCATCGGTGACGACATCGCCACCGACTACTCCGCCCTGATGAGCAAGGTCGTCGCGAACGGCACCCGCAAGGTCAAGTTCCCGCTCAACGAGCCGGCCGTCGCCCGCAAGAAGTCGCAGATCGACGAGTACCTGGAGTTCTACCAGGGTCCGGGCGCCCAGCACATCGCCGTGGCCACCAACGACATCCTGAGCAGCGTCGACGCGATGCGCGCGGCCGGTGTCGAGTTCCTGGACACCCCGGACTCGTACTACGACGACCCGGAGCTGCGCGCCCGGATCGGCCAGGTTCGGGTGCCGATCGAGGAGCTGAAGGCCCGCAAGATCCTGGTCGACCGGGACGAGGACGGCTACCTGCTCCAGATCTTCACCAAGCCGGTGCAGGACCGCCCGACCGTCTTCTTCGAGCTGATCGAGCGGCACGGCTCGCTCGGCTTCGGCAAGGGCAACTTCAAGGCCCTGTTCGAGGCGATCGAGCGGGAGCAGGAGCGGCGCGGCAACCTGTAA
- the hisC gene encoding histidinol-phosphate transaminase → MTDTGRHQPPLRLTRADLDALPNYVPGRSPADLARELGLAEAIKLASNEVPYGPLPGVVEAVAEAVTASHRYPDMGVVALRQALAERYGVAADRIATGCGSVALAEHLVRATCLPGDELLYSWRSFEAYPIIAATSGATSVQVPNNADHGHDLASMAAAVTDRTRMILVCNPNNPTGTAVRRAELDRFLDAVPDDVLVVIDEAYREFVTDPEVPDALGYLDRPNVAVLRTLSKAWGLAGLRIGWLAAAPAVAAAVRKVVTPFSTSMAAQAGALAALAQADEVERRCALVVAERDRVTEALRKLVPDVPASQANFVWLPLGGRAVEFGKACEARGVIVRPFAGDGVRVTIGTPAENDAFLAVAESALA, encoded by the coding sequence ATGACCGACACCGGACGTCACCAGCCTCCGCTGCGGCTGACCCGCGCCGACCTGGACGCGCTGCCCAACTACGTCCCCGGGCGCAGCCCCGCCGACCTGGCCCGCGAGCTGGGCCTGGCCGAGGCGATCAAGCTGGCCAGCAACGAGGTGCCCTACGGCCCGCTGCCGGGCGTGGTGGAGGCGGTCGCCGAGGCAGTGACCGCCTCGCACCGCTACCCGGACATGGGCGTGGTGGCACTGCGCCAGGCTCTCGCCGAGCGGTACGGCGTGGCGGCCGACCGGATCGCCACTGGCTGCGGTTCCGTGGCGCTGGCCGAGCACCTGGTCCGGGCCACCTGCCTCCCCGGCGACGAGCTGCTCTACTCGTGGCGGTCGTTCGAGGCGTACCCGATCATCGCGGCGACCAGCGGCGCGACCAGCGTGCAGGTGCCGAACAACGCCGACCACGGCCACGATCTGGCCTCGATGGCGGCGGCGGTGACCGACCGGACCCGGATGATCCTGGTCTGCAACCCGAACAACCCGACCGGCACCGCCGTTCGCAGGGCCGAGCTGGACCGGTTCCTCGACGCGGTCCCGGACGACGTGCTCGTGGTGATCGACGAGGCGTACCGGGAGTTCGTCACCGACCCCGAGGTGCCGGACGCGCTCGGCTACCTGGACCGGCCGAACGTGGCGGTGCTGCGCACCCTGTCCAAGGCGTGGGGGCTGGCCGGCCTGCGGATCGGTTGGCTGGCCGCCGCCCCGGCCGTGGCCGCCGCCGTGCGCAAGGTCGTCACGCCGTTCTCCACCAGCATGGCCGCCCAGGCCGGCGCGCTGGCCGCGCTGGCGCAGGCCGACGAGGTCGAGCGGCGCTGCGCGCTGGTCGTCGCCGAGCGGGACCGGGTCACCGAGGCGCTGCGCAAGCTGGTCCCGGACGTGCCGGCCAGCCAGGCCAACTTCGTCTGGCTGCCGCTGGGCGGGCGGGCCGTCGAGTTCGGCAAGGCGTGCGAGGCACGTGGCGTGATCGTCCGGCCGTTCGCCGGTGACGGGGTCCGGGTCACCATCGGCACTCCGGCCGAGAACGACGCCTTCCTCGCGGTCGCCGAGTCCGCCCTCGCCTGA
- a CDS encoding RDD family protein, producing the protein MTQPPPNAFPPPAGPPPAGGGFVPPTGPPYAPPAQYAPPAYAGPPGYPPPMHPPYPGFVPPALAPNGQPLASFADRLLAWLIDTAVATLLGMVLFLPVFIWLWFRMFREMTTVNPDGTAYQPDPATMMTDFFLPILLAEAGLVVVMLVFYWLYHVEYARRTGQTLGKKAMKIRIIPVDPSAPLTRGALGKRYLVEFVAGSLVPFANYVDGFWQLWDKPWQQCLHDKFAGTVVVKVAP; encoded by the coding sequence GTGACCCAGCCGCCCCCGAACGCGTTTCCGCCGCCCGCCGGGCCCCCACCCGCGGGCGGCGGCTTCGTTCCCCCCACCGGACCGCCGTACGCGCCCCCCGCGCAGTACGCCCCGCCGGCGTACGCCGGGCCGCCGGGCTATCCCCCGCCGATGCACCCGCCGTACCCGGGTTTCGTGCCGCCGGCACTGGCCCCGAACGGTCAGCCACTCGCCAGCTTCGCCGACCGGCTGCTCGCCTGGCTGATCGACACCGCGGTGGCGACCCTGCTCGGCATGGTGCTGTTCCTCCCGGTCTTCATCTGGCTCTGGTTCCGGATGTTCCGCGAGATGACGACGGTCAACCCGGACGGGACGGCGTACCAGCCCGACCCGGCGACGATGATGACCGATTTCTTCCTGCCGATACTGCTCGCCGAGGCCGGACTGGTGGTGGTGATGCTCGTCTTCTACTGGCTCTACCACGTCGAGTACGCCCGCCGGACCGGCCAGACGCTCGGCAAGAAGGCGATGAAGATCCGGATCATCCCGGTCGATCCGTCCGCGCCCCTGACCCGGGGCGCTCTCGGCAAGCGGTACCTGGTCGAGTTCGTCGCCGGCTCGCTGGTGCCCTTCGCCAACTACGTCGACGGATTCTGGCAGCTCTGGGACAAGCCCTGGCAGCAGTGCCTGCACGACAAGTTCGCCGGCACCGTCGTCGTTAAGGTTGCACCGTGA
- a CDS encoding Lrp/AsnC family transcriptional regulator gives MNAGQDVQLDELDARLLTLLAEEPRIGVLECSRRLGVARGTVQARLDKLVDRGVIGGFGPEISPAAIGFGVTSFVTLEISQRHGHDPVTAHLAAIPEVLEAHTITGTSDLLCRIVARSNSDLQRVIDQIVASEGIRRASTIIALAEQIPYRTLPLVRSAAQPKEGPLPNASGRAGGPS, from the coding sequence ATGAACGCTGGTCAGGATGTACAGCTCGACGAGCTGGATGCACGACTGCTCACGTTGCTCGCCGAGGAGCCGCGGATCGGGGTGCTGGAGTGCTCCCGCCGGCTCGGGGTGGCTCGGGGCACCGTCCAGGCCCGGCTCGACAAGCTGGTCGACCGGGGGGTGATCGGCGGCTTCGGCCCGGAGATCTCGCCGGCCGCGATCGGCTTCGGGGTGACCAGCTTCGTGACCCTGGAGATCAGCCAGCGGCACGGCCACGACCCGGTCACCGCGCACCTGGCCGCCATCCCCGAGGTGCTGGAGGCGCACACCATCACCGGCACCAGCGACCTGCTCTGCCGCATCGTGGCCCGGTCGAACAGCGACCTTCAGCGGGTGATCGACCAGATCGTCGCCTCGGAGGGGATCCGCCGGGCATCCACGATCATCGCGCTCGCCGAGCAGATCCCCTACCGCACGCTGCCGCTGGTCCGCTCCGCGGCCCAGCCGAAGGAAGGGCCCCTTCCTAACGCCTCCGGTAGAGCAGGGGGCCCCTCCTAA
- a CDS encoding PQQ-binding-like beta-propeller repeat protein, with the protein MGFPKGRRAVAALVAALFGVGAVAVVGHRVLAPAEVETIARAGYPSAVTPTVGVVGRLPVAPLIVDGRLRVYAAARQVYADQPADRRHRVSPYWSYRRWPARVSGVVADGTTVVSRWSDGKLVALDARTGRVAWRADGPEPGVLPEPRRTYAATVWEPSGLSVARTPSGRTVLVVAGAGELGGYDLADGRRLWRADQERGCLGAAGTTAAGEVLGLAACDGPETVEFRDAATGAVRTRWRPSDAPDRFVLTPVGCREGRSGCRGLRISDGEGNGGQGWLVGTGAPVAAPGLAGADTALDGERAVGTSAAVVTGRLARTGAELWRRTDLGPVRIIAAEPGRVHLLTAGRDLVTLDPATGAERSRIALTIGQDGIDWQPGRAYATGGYVAVERARERAVPDDDDQAYFLAAEPVLLAAT; encoded by the coding sequence ATGGGGTTCCCGAAGGGGCGACGGGCGGTGGCGGCCCTGGTCGCGGCGCTGTTCGGCGTCGGGGCCGTCGCGGTCGTCGGGCACCGGGTGCTCGCTCCGGCCGAGGTCGAGACGATCGCCCGGGCCGGTTACCCGTCGGCGGTCACGCCGACCGTCGGGGTGGTGGGCCGACTGCCGGTGGCCCCGCTGATCGTGGACGGCCGGCTCCGCGTCTACGCGGCCGCCCGCCAGGTGTACGCCGATCAGCCGGCCGACCGTCGGCACCGCGTCAGCCCGTACTGGTCGTACCGGCGCTGGCCGGCACGGGTCAGCGGGGTGGTGGCCGACGGGACCACGGTGGTCAGCCGCTGGTCCGACGGCAAGCTGGTGGCCCTGGACGCGCGGACCGGGCGGGTCGCCTGGCGGGCCGACGGGCCGGAACCGGGCGTGCTGCCGGAACCCCGCCGCACCTACGCCGCGACGGTCTGGGAGCCGTCCGGGCTCTCCGTCGCCCGCACCCCGTCCGGCCGGACCGTGCTGGTCGTGGCCGGTGCCGGGGAACTCGGCGGGTACGACCTGGCCGACGGTCGCCGGCTGTGGCGGGCCGACCAGGAGCGGGGCTGCCTGGGCGCGGCGGGCACCACCGCCGCCGGTGAGGTGCTCGGCCTGGCGGCCTGTGACGGGCCGGAGACGGTCGAGTTCCGGGACGCCGCCACCGGCGCGGTCCGTACCCGTTGGCGTCCGTCGGATGCCCCCGACCGGTTCGTGCTGACACCGGTCGGCTGCCGGGAGGGCCGTTCCGGCTGCCGGGGGCTGCGCATCTCCGACGGCGAGGGCAACGGGGGCCAGGGCTGGCTGGTGGGCACCGGCGCCCCGGTAGCCGCCCCCGGTCTCGCCGGGGCGGACACCGCGCTCGACGGCGAGCGGGCGGTCGGCACCTCGGCGGCTGTGGTGACCGGCCGGCTGGCGCGTACCGGCGCGGAGTTGTGGCGGCGGACCGACCTCGGGCCGGTGCGGATCATCGCAGCTGAGCCGGGCCGGGTGCACCTGCTGACCGCGGGGCGGGACCTGGTGACCCTCGACCCGGCCACCGGTGCCGAGCGGTCCCGTATCGCCCTGACCATCGGGCAGGACGGGATCGACTGGCAGCCCGGCCGGGCGTACGCCACGGGCGGCTACGTGGCGGTGGAGCGGGCCCGCGAGCGGGCCGTCCCGGACGACGACGACCAGGCGTACTTCCTGGCGGCCGAGCCGGTGCTGCTCGCCGCCACGTGA
- a CDS encoding DUF397 domain-containing protein: protein MTDLAGAVWRTSSRSNDQGLCVEVADNLARTVGVVAVRDSKNPTGPMLTVTRSRWAAFVEATRSGRFRV, encoded by the coding sequence ATGACCGATCTCGCGGGCGCCGTCTGGCGTACCAGCAGCCGTTCGAACGACCAGGGGCTGTGCGTCGAGGTGGCGGACAACCTGGCCCGGACCGTCGGCGTGGTCGCGGTACGCGACTCCAAGAACCCGACCGGCCCGATGCTGACCGTCACCCGATCCCGCTGGGCCGCCTTCGTCGAGGCGACCCGGAGCGGGCGGTTCCGGGTCTGA